The Megalobrama amblycephala isolate DHTTF-2021 linkage group LG13, ASM1881202v1, whole genome shotgun sequence genome contains a region encoding:
- the lmtk3 gene encoding uncharacterized protein lmtk3 isoform X1, which produces MSLQCWVIVLVGLMSYFNPERALGAPQKEVSVSRDGSLSPPPYVIILISCSGLVSFVLLLLTCLCCKRGGVGFNEFDNAEGEECSGASSPVPEDSLSSCPSLPEVYTLPLRDKNCPILPNGTDGSQCFRRHTLNYLQEIGNGWFGKVILAEVLCDCSSYQAVVKELRVSASPLEQRKFLAESEPYRSLQHPNILQCLGQCSESIPFLLVMEFCQLGDLKRYLRAQRKSDGMTPDLLNRDLLNLQRMAYEITSGLLHLHENNYIHSDLALRNILLTSDLTVRIGDYGLSHNQYKEDYYLTPDKLWIPLRWIAPELLEEFRGNLIVTDQTKTSNVWSLGVVIWELFEFGAQPHRHLSDEEVLTFVIRERQITLAQPRLKLAHADYWYEVMQSCWLPSSQRPTVNEVFLLLSSLLAAEQGSRKSSRRDEDEEDYEEDSGQGRRGESDESFERRWDALRPPAFQSAAHKLLREREYGREDGCLRGNGNSYPLLDPVDNMITPTSELDDILTVTETSKGLNFEYFWEKAHGRRGYKPLPPPQPIPTPNSGHRQTLDTPTVVPVISARSPSLASEYYIRLEEHTPQDKSPSLGKGRSLRTNSVCPGDLELVELQTGTTGKDRQAFSQQDGFTRGTSQTVRSSEVKVLVPNTGLVEFSKESCNRVTDYAVIDIGETNQKSFGPQAPILPPKPRSMSMSSGSRLHSRPLPAPPLGYARTYGLDVYPGSSYPTGKVETSDSLLMSSLSKANFDHLGLNRTHQKLPPSPSLSPSIPPSSGSQSLFLPPQTCPPPLPPHYRLQKGQNYSLEMHSRYNAMHLQRDPLSCDHTDKKEYADRGMTRSQSLYNSRDGPDMYTTDNDPYSRMTRSQSTIPKIERTSSSSPEFSKDEDDEDDDDDSAFMSPHRPTTIQHTNLADEPDPATTELFSRGMKRTQSRLATILPAIWREDAVMQRERVAAARKSPIHLFLTEISNDSVDMKDGESSWARENDGRKDKGMRRSQSLVTELDSSSQAWASDKDFLHGYEGSAKKRDLFLTEIETSVSDCEDAYDGEGGTPVSRFGTTPHPFAHHSDLPVYVEAEEAFSSGMKKSHSLLSEISNESVEPEPKTGEMTREEFLKEIQSAETFLTEIITRQRKKEESVSPAPLSPEYESICIDPESSQTIQFESERARAGKPPGDTKEAIYAQVTKRAKRSEIKVAMRPEIPVLQIASELQNLESSQKLSPVSCFTPEIQIEKSSLIDFPSSEVMPKNGPLLEQMSPVIQEKQDSQVSQNQHDCISEGPVETRNIHNSNGSQSCDKIQITGDTQIRIGDENDLKVMFVQAKEQMQKNDYSVSPGIDVMTSNVTFEEYAHNEELSEHPKPSQNESNSLDLSQNRNSTSGTSSTQAREYSSDVSQHSPSDNRQNLEMETSSKSLKQTTLTDKEPSSRTMCNDKDTKMANEKILPSDTLCLNESSTDDFHSPMVHEPNSDQSLSTMTPTDSALSPSTSSSMDCLTPGDSWLGGGSNGWRALGNETPHRDSAYFSDSDLEGGEGLGRRGTDVLGPSRSGGVRAVERGILMGIEEKIEDERLLEHFEKEVKIKQDMQELWVSSDSSDIEKGLIQGAVISGDSQSECNTEFIASLFSNGEDEPNKGVPFSNSSLNFQNSSLVKNSELVISHTFSKERMLHDSGAIDLTLLAHIVSEPQKPISGPVCQEELIEHCSYLETAKYKETRCTSPDFPTGEQPSDKSKSRLSRFYSLQSDYSKCTSSPEINIKLSNDDTKCGLTQFIWSETNPEGRTGGERGELEIQDTDANELGLRNLSYSEESEEEQAKERSESQLAVGELCFTIKESSQNAAEEKVSSMELSKDKRSEEFGRGASMGLELKEKELWSALEEDYGTVETVRGEFNCQTFQQGELHLWPVENDQWAAAEDRTPEVGLGSELFPSFGKKAWAEEEHLMISHEFWESEANDELADSESHPAAQRICEDTFNDEKVGQVDYPPPERLILSDGVKGTFSSQQAPLERLDFQQEENIENLDIENGSPEDYTRNVKMEVENLENPELEAPGQHRPVEMVIDTQNSETFLQKYVGDELFRVEDNKEFESHENMVGVRGCMTHSPSFSITNASTDELELLQYHKEPLSSHNSNVSRDQSEATWAPKTEASKILIADLEDHHTCTIDLADNSHIISVYPECHSTETNRHDVDSNHCSAMISDVFFEKERSDSPSFPSLTISTDPEPCKIHSSNVQCSAPALISMELSECAASPHAGVGKCEGPSSFPNTVHHIEIKTSSSLFCATNQTSTKGHEEPSGCSDDANCLDQSLEELATSTTTQSKGITANLGQKLHTSLMKENHIHPESNAIREDDRNSLSQKATHPPLSQCSLNSIPELLISEWKDLDEEPLEDFEKLEQLCCISGDEETLGDLFLGNLDLLESLKRNPEQRTSGAGGIINQDDSADLEKKTGVELKEEVDGITKSTTAVLQNSEQYENISPNFPGETQQSVEKRTGQHVPKPLSPCHSTDGSKGQRSLSKMQTKNGLMMQVCEERLQYSLSENVQTNVLWGSTVSDSVILHPWGASTTSSSVESVASKDLDNESSKEETPPSSPSVSVSESAETQTEGLTVLEQPEVPSSLPVANQAMKAKLARLSLSLPPLSLSLPLSPNAKGGFWEGGEHRGGRRRTASAGSDPDEDEEEEQEDESPRRVIVVTETDVDKRVGLRSLLKSPKEPVDKENRDRGRNVSFFDDVTVYLFDQETPTNELSSGSTSSSPHGKKPPNTDGFGSGSHKASKSKDHVVKSRSPTGVTSGSSSRFTVSPADDPHLV; this is translated from the exons ATGTCACTACAGTGCTGGGTGATTGTTCTGGTCGGGCTGATGTCGTACTTCAACCCGGAGAGAGCACTGGGAGCCCCGCAGAAGGAAG TTTCTGTGTCCCGGGACGGCTCTCTCTCTCCGCCCCCTTATGTGATTATTCTCATCTCCTGCTCTGGGCTGGTCTCGTTTGTTCTGTTGCTTCTCACCTGCCTTTGCTGCAAAAGAGGAGGCGTGGGATTCAAT GAGTTTGATAATGCTGAAGGGGAAGAATGCTCCGGGGCATCCAGCCCTGTTCCTGAGGACAGTTTGTCCTCCTGTCCATCACTACCCGAGGTCTACACTCTCCCACTGCGGGATAAGAACTGCCCCATCCTACCGAATGGCACAG ATGGCTCTCAATGTTTCCGAAGGCACACTCTCAACTATCTGCAGGAGATTGGAAATGGCTGGTTTGGAAAG GTAATACTGGCTGAGGTGCTGTGTGACTGCAGCTCCTATCAGGCTGTGGTGAAGGAGCTGAGGGTCAGTGCTAGTCCTCTGGAACAGCGAAAGTTCTTGGCAGAGTCCGAACCGTACAG AAGTCTTCAGCATCCGAATATCCTCCAGTGTTTGGGCCAGTGCAGTGAGAGCATTCCTTTCCTTCTGGTCATGGAGTTTTGTCAACTG GGTGACCTGAAGAGATATTTAAGAGCTCAGAGGAAGTCTGATGGGATGACCCCTGACCTGTTAAACAGAGACCTCTTGAACTTACAACGAATGGCATATGAGATCACCTCAGGTCTCTTGCATCTCCATGAGAACAATTACATTCACAG TGATTTGGCACTGAGGAATATCCTCCTCACCTCAGATCTTACTGTTCGGATCGGAGACTATGGCCTCTCGCACAATCAATATAAG GAGGATTACTATCTAACCCCAGACAAACTGTGGATACCTCTTCGCTGGATTGCCCCTGAACTTCTGGAGGAGTTTCGTGGGAATCTGATTGTCACTGATCAAACCAAAACCAGCAATGTGTG GTCTCTGGGTGTTGTGATATGGGAGCTGTTTGAATTTGGGGCTCAGCCGCACAGACACCTGAGCGATGAAGAGGTTCTCACTTTTGTCATAAGGGAACGACAGATCACTCTGGCTCAACCTCGCCTCAAACTCGCTCATGCAGACTATTG GTACGAGGTCATGCAGTCATGCTGGCTACCTTCATCTCAGCGGCCAACAGTCAACGAAGTCtttctcctcctctcctctctccTTGCTGCTGAACAGGGAAGCCGGAAGAGTTCTAGAAGGGATGAGGACGAGGAGGATTATGAGGAAGACAGTGGACAAGGAAGGAGAGGAGAGAGTGATGAATCATTTGAAAGACGATGGGATGCACTCCGACCCCCAGCTTTCCAGTCAGCCGCACACAAACTTCTGAGGGAGCGAGAGTACGGGAGGGAGGATGGCTGCCTCAGAGGAAATGGAAACTCCTACCCTCTTTTGGACCCCGTGGACAATATGATCACTCCTACATCTGAGCTTGACGACATCCTTACAGTAACAGAGACCAGCAAAGGCTTAAACTTTGAATACTTCTGGGAAAAGGCCCATGGCAGGAGAGGCTACAAGCCACTTCCTCCACCTCAGCCAATACCAACACCAAATTCTGGCCACAGGCAAACCTTGGACACACCCACTGTTGTCCCTGTGATCAGCGCTCGCAGCCCTTCACTGGCTAGCGAGTATTACATTCGTCTGGAAGAGCATACTCCCCAGGATAAGTCCCCTAGTCTAGGAAAAGGGCGCTCGTTAAGAACAAATTCAGTGTGTCCTGGAGATCTGGAGCTGGTTGAGCTTCAAACAGGGACTACTGGAAAAGACAGACAAGCATTCAGTCAGCAAGATGGCTTTACAAGAGGCACCTCTCAGACTGTCAGATCCAGTGAGGTAAAGGTTTTGGTTCCAAACACTGGCTTGGTTGAGTTTAGTAAGGAGAGCTGTAACAGAGTGACAGATTATGCTGTTATAGATATTGGAGAAACAAACCAAAAGTCCTTTGGTCCTCAAGCACCCATTCTTCCACCTAAACCTCGTTCAATGTCCATGTCCTCTGGCAGCCGTCTACACTCACGTCCCCTGCCTGCTCCTCCACTAGGATACGCAAGAACATATGGTTTAGATGTCTACCCTGGATCCTCGTACCCGACAGGCAAAGTTGAGACCTCTGATTCTTTACTAATGAGTTCACTGTCAAAAGCCAACTTTGACCATTTGGGCTTAAATCGCACTCACCAGAAACTGCCCCCATCTCCATCACTCTCTCCTTCCATTCCACCATCTTCTGGCAGTCAGTCCCTGTTTCTCCCACCTCAAACCTGTCCTCCACCTCTCCCTCCCCACTATAGACTCCAAAAGGGTCAAAATTACTCATTGGAGATGCATTCCAGATACAATGCGATGCACTTACAAAGAGACCCATTAAGCTGTGACCATACTGACAAAAAAGAGTATGCTGACAGAGGGATGACACGATCTCAGTCTTTGTATAATTCAAGAGATGGTCCAGATATGTACACTACAGACAATGATCCCTACTCCAGAATGACTCGATCCCAATCCACAATTCCAAAAATTGAAAGAACATCGTCCTCTAGCCCAGAGTTCTCAAAGGAtgaggatgatgaagatgatgatgatgattcagCTTTCATGTCACCACACAGACCCACAACCATTCAGCATACCAACCTGGCTGATGAACCAGACCCGGCAACAACCGAGCTTTTCTCAAGGGGGATGAAGCGAACCCAATCCCGCCTCGCCACCATCCTCCCAGCCATATGGAGGGAAGATGCAGTCATGCAACGAGAGCGAGTTGCAGCTGCTAGGAAATCTCCCATACATTTGTTTCTGACTGAGATCTCCAATGACTCTGTGGACATGAAAGATGGAGAAAGCTCATGGGCACGAGAAAATGATGGAAGGAAAGACAAAGGAATGCGGCGATCCCAGTCTCTTGTCACAGAACTTGACTCATCCTCTCAAGCTTGGGCCTCAGACAAAGACTTCCTGCATGGATATGAAGGCAGCGCCAAAAAGAGAGATTTATTCCTTACAGAGATTGAGACATCTGTGTCTGATTGTGAGGATGCATATGATGGTGAAGGTGGTACTCCGGTTTCCAGATTTGGAACTACACCTCATCCTTTTGCACATCACTCAGATTTGCCAGTGTATGTAGAAGCTGAGGAGGCTTTCTCATCAGGGATGAAGAAGTCTCATTCCCTGCTCTCTGAAATATCCAATGAGAGTGTTGAACCTGAGCCGAAGACTGGGGAAATGACTAGAGAGGAATTTTTGAAGGAGATTCAGTCTGCTGAAACATTTCTAACTGAAATCATTACAAGGCAGCGTAAAAAGGAGGAGAGCGTGTCACCTGCTCCATTGTCTCCTGAGTATGAGTCAATATGCATCGACCCAGAATCGTCTCAGACAATACAGTTTGAATCTGAAAGAGCAAGAGCAGGGAAACCACCAGGTGACACAAAAGAAGCAATTTATGCTCAAGTCACCAAGCGGGCAAAACGGAGTGAAATAAAAGTTGCCATGCGCCCAGAAATTCCAGTACTTCAAATTGCATCTGAGTTACAAAATCTTGAATCAAGTCAGAAATTATCTCCAGTTAGTTGCTTTACACCTGAAATACAGATAGAGAAGAGTTCCCTTATTGATTTTCCTTCCTCAGAAGTAATGCCTAAAAATGGGCCTCTATTGGAGCAGATGTCTCCTGTTATACAAGAGAAACAAGATTCACAAGTGTCTCAGAATCAGCATGATTGTATAAGTGAAGGTCCAGTAGAAACCAGGAATATACACAATAGTAATGGTTCACAGAGTTGTGACAAAATTCAAATCACTGGTGATACGCAGATTAGAATTGGAGATGAAAATGATTTGAAGGTCATGTTTGTTCAGGCAAAAGAGCAAATGCAGAAAAATGATTACAGTGTTTCACCTGGTATTGATGTGATGACATCAAATGTAACATTTGAAGAATATGCACACAATGAGGAACTGTCAGAACATCCAAAACCGAGCCAAAATGAATCAAACTCTCTTGATCTTTCACAAAACAGAAATTCAACAAGTGGCACAAGCTCTACACAGGCAAGGGAATACAGTTCAGATGTGAGTCAACACTCCCCCTCTGACAACAGACAGAACTTAGAAATGGAGACATCCTCTAAATCCCTTAAACAAACCACTTTAACTGACAAAGAACCCAGTTCAAGGACCATGTGCAATGACAAAGACACAAAAATGGCAAATGAGAAAATACTTCCAAGTGACACACtctgtttgaatgaatcaaGCACAGATGATTTCCATTCGCCTATGGTGCATGAACCCAACTCTGATCAGTCATTGTCCACCATGACCCCCACAGATTCTGCCTTGTCACCTTCAACCTCTAGCTCAATGGACTGCCTCACACCTGGAGACTCCTGGTTGGGTGGAGGAAGCAATGGATGGAGGGCCCTTGGAAATGAAACACCACATCGGGATTCTGCCTACTTCTCAGACAGCGACTTGGAGGGTGGAGAGGGTTTAGGCAGAAGAGGCACCGATGTACTTGGCCCTTCTCGTTCAGGTGGCGTTAGAGCGGTTGAGCGAGGAATATTGATGGGAATTGAGGAAAAGATTGAGGATGAAAGACTACTGGAGCATTTTGAAAAGGAAGTAAAGATAAAACAGGACATGCAGGAATTGTGGGTTTCAAGTGATTCATCTGATATAGAGAAGGGTCTCATACAAGGTGCTGTCATCTCAGGTGATTCTCAGAGTGAATGCAATACTGAGTTTATTGCCAGCTTATTCTCCAATGGAGAGGATGAGCCAAATAAAGGAGTTCCATTTAGCAACAGCTCCCTTAACTTCCAAAACTCATCTCTAGTTAAAAATAGTGAGCTGGTTATTTCTCacacattttcaaaagaaaGAATGCTTCATGATTCAGGTGCTATTGATCTCACACTGCTTGCCCATATAGTCTCAGAGCCTCAGAAACCCATTTCTGGACCAGTTTGTCAAGAAGAACTCATTGAACATTGCTCATATTTGGAAACAGCCAAGTATAAAGAAACACGTTGTACGTCACCTGATTTCCCAACTGGTGAACAGCCATCAGACAAAAGTAAATCTAGGTTATCACGGTTTTACAGCTTACAGTCTGATTATTCTAAATGCACCAGCAGCCCTGAGATAAACATAAAGCTCAGCAATGATGATACCAAATGCGGCCTGACCCAGTTCATCTGGTCAGAGACAAACCCTGAAGGACGTACAGGAGGGGAAAGGGGTGAGCTTGAAATCCAAGACACAGATGCGAATGAACTAGGCTTGAGAAACCTCTCGTATTCAGAAGAGAGTGAGGAAGAGCAGGCAAAGGAGAGGTCTGAAAGTCAGCTAGCTGTAGGGGAACTCTGTTTTACTATCAAGGAATCCTCACAAAATGCTGCAGAGGAAAAAGTCAGCAGTATGGAGCTCTCAAAAGATAAACGTTCTGAAGAATTCGGCAGAGGTGCCTCAATGGGTCTTGAACTGAAGGAGAAGGAGTTGTGGAGCGCCCTCGAGGAAGATTATGGAACGGTGGAGACTGTGAGAGGGGAATTCAACTGCCAGACATTTCAGCAGGGAGAACTTCACCTTTGGCCTGTGGAAAATGACCAGTGGGCTGCAGCCGAAGATCGGACACCAGAAGTAGGGCTCGGATCAGAGCTCTTCCCAAGTTTTGGAAAAAAGGCCTGGGCAGAGGAGGAACACTTAATGATTAGTCATGAATTCTGGGAATCTGAAGCAAATGATGAGCTTGCAGATAGTGAGTCTCATCCCGCTGCTCAGAGAATATGTGAAGATACATTTAATGATGAGAAGGTAGGACAGGTTGATTATCCACCACCTGAGAGGCTGATCCTTTCTGATGGGGTAAAAGGAACTTTTTCATCTCAGCAAGCTCCTTTAGAAAGGCTGGACTTTCAGCAAGAGGAGAACATAGAAAATCTAGACATAGAAAATGGATCACCAGAGGACTATACTAGAAATGTGAAGATGGAAGTTGAGAATCTGGAGAACCCAGAGCTGGAGGCACCTGGACAACACAGACCTGTTGAGATGGTGATTGatactcagaattctgagacgtttttacaaaaatatgtgGGAGATGAATTGTTTAGGGTTGAAGACAATAAAGAGTTTGAAAGTCATGAAAACATGGTAGGTGTAAGAGGTTGTATGACTCACTCTCCTTCATTTTCTATTACAAATGCCTCAACCGATGAGTTAGAACTTCTGCAATACCATAAAGAACCTCTTTCTAGTCACAACAGCAATGTATCAAGAGACCAATCCGAAGCTACATGGGCACCCAAGACTGAAGCAAGCAAAATTTTGATTGCAGACCTTGAAGACCATCACACCTGCACAATAGACTTGGCTGATAATTCTCACATCATTTCAGTGTATCCAGAGTGTCACAGTACAGAAACCAATAGACATGATGTTGACAGTAATCACTGTTCTGCCATGATCAGTGATGtattttttgaaaaagaaaGATCAGATTCTCCATCGTTCCCAAGTCTCACCATTAGCACTGATCCAGAGCCGTGTAAGATCCACAGTAGCAACGTTCAATGTTCAGCGCCTGCACTGATTTCAATGGAGCTTTCTGAATGTGCTGCTTCCCCACATGCAGGAGTGGGTAAGTGTGAAGGTCCAAGTAGTTTCCCAAATACAGTACACCACATAGAAATCAAGACAAGTTCAAGTCTGTTCTGTGCCACAAATCAAACATCTACCAAAGGACATGAGGAGCCGTCGGGATGTTCTGATGATGCTAACTGTTTAGATCAGTCTCTTGAAGAACTTGCAACTAGTACCACCACTCAAAGCAAAGGTATCACTGCAAACCTGGGGCAAAAACTGCACACGTCTCTCATGAAAGAAAACCACATTCACCCAGAATCAAATGCTATACGGGAGGACGACAGAAATAGCCTGTCCCAGAAAGCGACCCATCCACCTCTCTCCCAGTGTTCTCTGAACTCCATCCCTGAGTTGTTGATCTCTGAGTGGAAGGACTTGGATGAGGAGCCTCTGGAGGATTTTGAAAAACTAGAGCAGCTGTGCTGCATTTCTGGGGATGAAGAGACCCTTGGAGATCTGTTTTTAGGAAACTTAGATCTGCTTGAATCTTTAAAAAGAAATCCAGAGCAAAGAACAAGTGGTGCTGGTGGTATAATAAACCAGGATGACTCAGCAGATTTGGAGAAGAAGACAGGAGTAGAGCTAAAAGAGGAAGTTGATGGGATAACGAAAAGTACCACGGCTGTCTTGCAAAACTCAGAGCAATATGAAAACATTTCTCCAAATTTCCCAGGAGAAACTCAGCAGTCAGTGGAGAAGAGAACAGGGCAGCATGTGCCAAAGCCTCTCTCGCCATGCCATTCTACAGATGGTTCTAAAGGGCAGAGGTCACTCTCAAAAATGCAGACAAAAAATGGACTGATGATGCAG gTTTGTGAAGAGAGACTTCAGTACTCTCTCAGTGAAAATGTTCAAACCAATGTCTTGTGGGGTTCTACAGTTAGTGACAGCGTAATTCTACACCCTTGGGGAGCCTCTACCACTTCATCCTCTGTAGAAAGTGTTGCAAGCAAAGATTTGGACAATGAGAG TAGCAAAGAGGAGACCCCACCCTCCTCTCCCTCGGTGTCTGTGAGTGAATCTGCTGAAACACAGACAGAAGGACTGACTGTGCTTGAACAGCCTGAGGTTCCTTCCTCTCTGCCAGTTGCAAATCAAGCAATGAAAG CTAAGCTGGCTCGTCTCTCCTTATCCCTCCctccactctctctctctcttcctctctcaccGAATGCCAAAGGAGGATTCTGGGAAGGGGGAGAGCATAGAGGGGGGAGAAGAAGGACTGCATCAGCAGGTAGCGatccagatgaagatgaagaagagGAACAGGAGGACGAGTCTCCAAGGCGTGTCATCGTTGTCACGGAAACAGATGTTGACAAGAGAGTGGGTTTACGTAGCTTGCTGAAATCGCCAAAGGAACCCGTGGACAAAGAGAACCGTGACCGTGGGAGGAATGTGTCATTTTTTGATGATGTCACAGTCTATCTTTTTGATCAG GAAACTCCGACCAATGAACTTAGCTCTGGATCTACTAGTTCATCTCCCCACGGAAAAAAGCCCCCCAACACTGATGGTTTTG gatcaGGCAGCCACAAGGCATCAAAAAGTAAAGACCATGTAGTGAAGTCAAGATCTCCAACCGGAGTCACTTCTGGCTCATCATCAAGGTTTACAGTAAGCCCTGCCGATGACCCACATTTAGTGTGA